The stretch of DNA TCACCCACGTCACCGACCTGCAGACCCTTGAACCCCGCCGCGAAGGTCCAGTGACCTTTGTTCTTCACAAGGAAGGCACCGAGTTGAATCATGAGGAAGCGGCGCCGGCACGGGTGGGGATCTACCTGCCGAAGCTGGTCTTTCCCCAGCCTGGGGATTGGACCCTGTCGCTGCGGGTTCCCATTGAGGGTGGCGAGGCCACCATCCAGCTGGGCACGATCCAGGTGGCGGCCGATGCGAAAGCTGCCCTGGCCGTCGACGTGGCGGACGGCCCCGAAGGCATCAGCTTTCTCAAGGAACAGCAGTGGACCATCCTGTCGCGCACCGAACCCGTCACCATGCGACTCATGGTGGAACACGTGCGGGTTCCGGCGCGGGTGCGGGCCAAACCAGGCACCAGCGCCACGCTGACGGCCCCGGCCACCGGCCGCCTGGTCGCGTCCAGCGGGTCCGTTCCCCGCCCTGGCCAAACGGTGCGGGCCGGCCAGGTCCTGGCCATCCTGGTGCCGGACTTCTCGGAAGTCGGCTTGAGGGTGGCCGAGACGCAGGCAGGGGCCGTGCGGGCCCGGACGGCCTGGGAACTGGCCCAGGCGCACTTCGACCGCACCAAGGCGCTGGCCGCGCAGCAGGTGAGATCCCCGCGGGAAATGCAGGAGGCCGAGGCCGAGCTGGCGTCGGCGCGGGCCCGCCACGAGGCCGCATCCGCCATGCTCAAGACCTTCCAGCAGGCCGGCGAGGGAAGGGCCGCCGATGGCGTCCGCATGGAACTGCGCGCTCCCATCGACGGTGTCCTCAACTCCCAGCTTGCCGGTCCCGGCGATGTGGTGCAAGCCGGCCAGGCCCTCTTCTCCGTCATGGATCCATCCGTCGTCTGGGTGGAGGCCGGCATTCCGGAAGCGTCCGTCGCGCGACTCAGCCAGGCCCGCGCCGCCTACATCGAAGGTGCGGGGGACGATCAGTCTCCCATCCCGGTCACCGGCGACGGACGGGGGCGCTTCCTCTCCCTGGGCTTGGAAGTGGATGTGGCCACCCGCACCGTTCCCCTGCTCTACGAAACCCGCAACCCGGATGGCCAACTCCGCATCAGCCAGAACGTCACGCTGCAAGTGGAGACCTCGCGGGTCGAGAGCGCCGTCGCTGTGCCGGAGCGTGCACTGGTGGAGGAAGGCGAGCTGCTGATCGCCTACGTCCAACTGTCCGGCGAGACCTTCGAGAAGCGGGTGATCCGCGCCGGCATCCGCGACAAGGGCTTCGTGCAAGTGCTGGAAGGCTTGCGCGAGGGCGAGCGCGTGGTGTCCAAGGGCGCCGTCGCGCTGCGCCTGGCCTCCATGTCCGGAGTCATTCCCGCGCATGGCCACGCGCATTGAAACCTAAGAGGAATCATCATGGATAGATTGATCCAGTGGGCGTTGCACAATCGCCCGCTTGTCCTGGTGGTGGCCGTGCTCTTGACCGCGCTCGGCATCACCACCGCCCTGCGCATGCCCGTGGACGTGTTCCCCGATCTGACGGCTCCCACCGTCACGGTGATCACGGAAGCGCACGGCATGTCGCCGTCAGAAGTCGAGACCCAGATCACTTTCCCCATTGAAACGGCCGTGAATGGCGCGGCGGGCGTCAGGCGTGTCCGCTCGGCCACGGCGGTCGGCATCTCCGTCGTGTGGGTGGAGTTCGAATGGGGCACCGAGATCCGCGAGGCCCGCCAGATCGTCAGCGAGAAGCTGGGCTCCGTGGCGGGCGACCTGCCGCCGGAAGGCGAGCGTCCGACCCTGGCTCCCCAGTCCTCCATCATGGGCGAGATCCTGTTCCTGGCGTTGAGTTCGGACCAGCATTCCCCCGCCGAACTCCGCAGCTACGCCGAAACGTCCTTGAGGCGGCGTCTGCTGGCCGTGCCCGGCGTGTCCCAGGTGACGCCCATCGGCGGTGGCGAGAAGCAATTCCATGTCGTGGTTGATCCAGCGGCCTTGCAGGCCAACCAGATCACATTGGCGCAAGTCGTTCACGCCCTGGAGGAAGGCAACGAGAACGTCTCGGCCGGCATCATCAATGAGCGTGGCTCGGAATGGTTGGTGACCGGTATTGGCCGGGTCCGCTCGCTGGAGGACATCGGCGCCACGATGGTGGCGGTCCGTGGCGGCATTCCAACCCTCGTCCGCGACCTGGGGCGCGTGGAGATCGGCGAGGCCCAGAAGCGCGGGGAAGGTTCGGCCATGGGCAAGCCCGCCGTGATCCTGGGCATCCAGAAGCAGCCCGGCGCCAACACGCTTGAGCTGACCGAGCGCCTGGATGCCGTGCTGGAGGCGGCCAAAGCCAAACTGCCCGCCGGCATGACGCTCAAGACCGACATCTTCCGCCAGGCCGATTTCATCGATGTCTCCGTGCGCAACGTCCTCATGGCCCTGCTGGAAGGCGTGCTGCTGGTCACCCTGGTCGTGATGCTCTTCCTGGGAAACCACCGCGCCACCCTGATCACCTTGACCGCGATTCCCTTGTCCCTGGTCACGGCGGTCCTGACCCTGAAGTGGCTGGGCGCCTCCATCAACACCATGACCCTGGGCGGCATGGCCATCGCCATCGGCGCGCTGGTGGACGATGCGGTGATCGATGTCGAGAACGTGTTCCGCCGCCTGCGTGAGAATCACGCGCGGCCTGCCGGCGAGCGCCGCTCCATCCTGGGCGTGGTCTTCGACGCCAGCGTGGAGATCCGCAGCTCCATCGTTTTCGCCACCCTCATCATCGCCCTCGTGTTCATCCCCATCTTCTTCCTGTCCGGCGTCGAAGGCCGCCTCCTGCAACCCCTGGGGCAGGCCTACCTGGTGGCGCTGGCGGCCTCGCTCTTCGTGGCGGTCACCGTGACCCCGGTGCTGTGCTCCTTCCTGTTGCCTTCCAGCAAGGGCGTGCGACAGGAGCAAGAGCCGGCCTTCGTCCGTTGGCTGAAACACAAGTACCGGCCCATCCTTGGGGCCGCCTTGGACCACCCGTGGCGCTTCACGCTTCCAGCCATGCTCCTGCTGCTGCTGGCCCTGGCCGCGTCCACCCGCATGGGGCGCGCCTTCCTGCCGGAGTTCAACGAGGGGTCGCTGACGATCAGCGCCGTCACCCTGCCGGGTACTTCGCTGGAAGAGTCGGATCAGCTGGGACGAGTGATCGAGCAAACCCTGCTGCAGTTCCCCGAAGTGCTTTCCGTGGCACGCCGCACCGGCCGCGCCGAGCTGGACGAACATGCCCAGGGCGTGGAGTCCGCCGAACTGGATGTCTCCATCGCGCTGAAGGACCGCGACAAGCAGGAGTTCCTGGACGAG from bacterium encodes:
- a CDS encoding efflux RND transporter permease subunit, coding for MDRLIQWALHNRPLVLVVAVLLTALGITTALRMPVDVFPDLTAPTVTVITEAHGMSPSEVETQITFPIETAVNGAAGVRRVRSATAVGISVVWVEFEWGTEIREARQIVSEKLGSVAGDLPPEGERPTLAPQSSIMGEILFLALSSDQHSPAELRSYAETSLRRRLLAVPGVSQVTPIGGGEKQFHVVVDPAALQANQITLAQVVHALEEGNENVSAGIINERGSEWLVTGIGRVRSLEDIGATMVAVRGGIPTLVRDLGRVEIGEAQKRGEGSAMGKPAVILGIQKQPGANTLELTERLDAVLEAAKAKLPAGMTLKTDIFRQADFIDVSVRNVLMALLEGVLLVTLVVMLFLGNHRATLITLTAIPLSLVTAVLTLKWLGASINTMTLGGMAIAIGALVDDAVIDVENVFRRLRENHARPAGERRSILGVVFDASVEIRSSIVFATLIIALVFIPIFFLSGVEGRLLQPLGQAYLVALAASLFVAVTVTPVLCSFLLPSSKGVRQEQEPAFVRWLKHKYRPILGAALDHPWRFTLPAMLLLLLALAASTRMGRAFLPEFNEGSLTISAVTLPGTSLEESDQLGRVIEQTLLQFPEVLSVARRTGRAELDEHAQGVESAELDVSIALKDRDKQEFLDELRTAFSRVPGVNITIGQPISHRIDHMLSGTRANIAVKIFGPDLYKLRSLAESARQAMQEVEGVVDLSVEQQTEVPILKIHFDRAEIARHALTIRDVAHMVEAALQGVVVSRIIDGQASYDLVVRVVSTEEWRLDTLGDLLVDTPMGARVPLHALARIQRDTGPNQILREQIERKIVVQCNVSGRDVTSVVHDVQARVNPLLQEAGGYHVEYAGQFESAAEAGRRLTLISIAVVIGIGFLLHVAFRSARDASLIMLNLPLALIGGVAGVFASGGVLSVASLIGFITVFGIATRNGIMLVSHIRHLQEHEGVTDFLEAVQRGAMERLVPILMTAMATGLALIPLALGGDKPGNEIQTPMAIVILFGLMTSMVLNMVIVPALYLKHGRPVASEAGGVA
- a CDS encoding efflux RND transporter periplasmic adaptor subunit, translated to MRTRTRTLLPVVLALLVASAGCRNSHDHADPGGETEAKTAQVTVWTDRHEVFAEHQVPVAGEPTTFITHVTDLQTLEPRREGPVTFVLHKEGTELNHEEAAPARVGIYLPKLVFPQPGDWTLSLRVPIEGGEATIQLGTIQVAADAKAALAVDVADGPEGISFLKEQQWTILSRTEPVTMRLMVEHVRVPARVRAKPGTSATLTAPATGRLVASSGSVPRPGQTVRAGQVLAILVPDFSEVGLRVAETQAGAVRARTAWELAQAHFDRTKALAAQQVRSPREMQEAEAELASARARHEAASAMLKTFQQAGEGRAADGVRMELRAPIDGVLNSQLAGPGDVVQAGQALFSVMDPSVVWVEAGIPEASVARLSQARAAYIEGAGDDQSPIPVTGDGRGRFLSLGLEVDVATRTVPLLYETRNPDGQLRISQNVTLQVETSRVESAVAVPERALVEEGELLIAYVQLSGETFEKRVIRAGIRDKGFVQVLEGLREGERVVSKGAVALRLASMSGVIPAHGHAH